In Lysobacterales bacterium, the genomic stretch CGCCCGCGCTCAGCGCCACCTGCATTTCATAGACCGTGGTCGTAGCTTCGTCCAGATGCGCGGTGCCGCTGTCGTAGTGACCGCGTTCGAGCAGCAAGGTGTCGTTGATGTCGTAGAACTTCAGGTTCAGCCAGACGCGACGGCCTTCGATGTGCCCGGTCGGCAGCTTGTGTCCGGACTGGTTGATGACGCGCGCAACCACGTCGGCACCGTCGCGCGACAGTTCGACCGTCGCCGCGCGCTGCAGCATCGACAGCGCCTTGGCGCGACCGGCCGCCACGTGCGCCGGGTTCACGTCCGGATCGCCCACGGTGTAGGCCGCGATCAGATCGAGCGAGGGCACCGCGGCACCGGCGAAGTCGTGGGTGGCCATGTCGTTGCGGTCTGGCCCGAAGAAGCAGGCCTTGGCCGCAACCGTCGGCATGTGGCAGTCCTGGCAGGTCGCCACCACCGGGCTGCGGTTGCCGCCGAAACGGTCGCCGAGATCGACACCGCCAGTCGCGAAGGCCGACAGTTTCCATTCGGTATAGGTGCGCTCGAGCGGGAACTGCTGCCACGGGTCGTGGCTCGGCGACTCGGCATTGACCAGGTTGTACAGGTAGGTGCCATCGCCCTGCTTCGACACCGCGACATTGCCCACGTCATGGCAGGTGCCGCAGAGCTTGGCCTCGCGCAGGAACGGCGAGACCAGCAACTCATGCGATGCCGAGTGGTCGCTGCGCGGGCCGCGCCGGCGGCCCTGCGGATCGAGCACGAACATGGCGTTCGCCGCGTAGTTGGGCACCGCCGCCAGTGCTGCGAGCACAGCCTGGTCTTCCGGCGGGCTGACCCCGGCCTGGTAGCTGGGGTCAACCATGCTGTGGCAGAAGTGGCAGGTCACGCCTTCCTTGTCGCGGGCATCGAGCGTGCTGCCGTTGGCTTGCGCAACGTGCCCGGTCACCACCGCGACTGGCACGTGGCAGCGCAGACAGAAACTGCCGACGTTGGCGACGTCCTGGTTGGCATTGGTCATCTGCGCATAGAACAGCGGGTCCTTGCCGCCGAGCGCCATCAGGCTTCCGGCCCAGGTCGCCGAGGGTTCGGCCGCGGCGTTGTAGTCGCCGTGGCAGTTCGCGCATTCGCTGGCCGGGCGCAGGTAGGCTAGCGACATGTCGCCGATCTGGGTGCCGGGCACATGGAAGTCGGTCTGGGTCATCGGAATCTGTGCCGCTGCCGTCAGCGCCCAGCCCAGAGCCAGCATCGCCGCCAGCGCGATCCGGCCTCGTCCCCGCATATTGCCCATAATATTTCCCCACAATCTTTACAGCGAGCCTAGGCAGTGATGGCAGCGGCGCCCTTGACGCCGATCAAGCGCGCGCATGGTAGGCCGCCACGGCAAGACGAATCGTCGAGCCGGTCACTGCAAGCAACGTGCCGACGGCGGTTACCCTAGCCGCCATGGCCTATCTGTTGATCCTGTTCTGGAACCTCGCTGCACTGTTGCCGATCGGGCTCGGCTGGTGGGGTGTGTTCCCGGTGCTCGGGTTGTACTGGTTCGAGAATGCCTGCACCGGCTGGTTCCAGTACCGGCGCATGAGCGATCTCGAACGTGCGCGCCCGGACCCGCGGCAACCGTTCCCGATGAGCCGTTTCTTCGCGATGCACTACGGCATTTTCACCAGCGTGCACGGGATCCTGGTGCTGGCGTTCTTCGGCCTCGCCAGCGGCGGCTTCCGCGAAGCCGCGAACGGCTGGTGGCTGTCCGCGGCCGTCGTGGTGTTCCTGCAATGGCAGGGCTACCGCGAATGGCAGCGCGCCGACGGTGCGATGCGCAGCAGCAGCGGCCGACTGATGGCCGAGCCCTACGCCCGCGTGCTGGTGCTGCACGTGATCGTGCTGGTCGGCGGTTTCCTGGCGCTGTCGGCAGCCGAGCCGCGCAACATCCTGATGCTGTTCGCGGCGCTCAAGCTCGCGGTCGAACTTGCCGCGAATGCGCTGTGGTCACGCTTTGCCGGCGATGCCGCTGCTCAACGCCGCTGACCATCAGGCGGCGTCGACCGCCAGTTCCACGCGATTGCGGCCGAGACGCTTGGCGCGATACAGCGCCGCGTCGGCGCGCGCGATCAGCGCCGCCGCGGATTCCTCGCGGTCGCCCGAACGGGTGGCGATGCCGATGCTGATGGTGACACCGGACATCGCCGCGGCGACCGCAGCACGGATGCGTTCGGCCAACTGCCCTGCCGCCGCCGCATCAAGCCCGGCAGCGACCACCGCGAACTCCTCGCCGCCATAGCGGGCCACCAGCTGTTCGCGCGGCACCACGTCGCGCAGCACGCGCGCGACCGTGCGCAGCACGTCGTCCCCGGCCTGGTGGCCGCGATCGTCGTTGTAGGCCTTGAAGTGGTCGACATCGGCGAACAGCAGGCTGAGCGGACGTGGCTCCGCCAGCATCGCCGCGGACGATCGCGCCAGTTCGTCGTCGAAGTGACGACGGTTGGCGAGCCCAGTCAGGCCATCGCTCTGCGCCAGTCCGCGCAACTGCTCGTTGGCGTGCTGCAGCTCGCGCGTGCGCGCCTGCACCTGGGCATCGAGCTCGCGATTGCTCGCACGCAGCCGCCGCACCTTGAGGCGTTGGCGCTGCACCAGTGCCAAGGCCAGCAGCCCGACCAGCAACACGATGGCGAGCGGGATGACCCAGGCACGCTGGTACCAGCGCGGCACGATGTTGAACTCGAACGCTGCCGCCTCTGCAGATGGGCCATAGCGACTGCGCGCGCGCATGCGCAAGCGATAGTCGCCCGGCGCCAGCGCGAAGAACGCGGCACTGGCGCGATTGCGCCACGGCGACCAGGTGCGCCCTTCCGGATCGAGCGTGAACTGGAACTCGCTGACCCCCACGCCGTCCAGTCGCGGATAGGCGAACTCGAACTCCAGGCTGCCGCCATTCAGCTGCACCTGCGCGGGGCGGTTCAGCGGCAAGTCGAGCGGCGCCGCGCGACCATGCAGCACGCGGGCCGCACTGATGCGCGGCCGCACCGACGACGCTTCCGGCCGTGCCGCCGTCGGCATCGGCGCGTAGCGAAGCAGGCCGGCTTCGCTGCCGACGAAAGCGGCATCGTGCGACTGCGGCAGCAGGTCGTAGACGGCTCCGGTATGCACGCCTCCAAGCAGCACCACCGACCAGCCGTGCCCGGCGTCGTGGCGGTACACGCTGTGGAAGCTGAACGCCCAGATGCTGCCATCGGCGCCGGTGCGAAACAGCACCTGCTCGTTCTCATCGAGCAGGGCGGCCAGTCCATCGGCATCGTCGCTGCGAAAGCGCTCGCCATCGTTGCGATACAAGCCGCGCGCCAGGCTCACGTACAACGCGCCATCGAACATCGACACCAGCGCCGGCACCTCCGCGCTTGCCGGCAAGCCGGACCCCTCGCCCACCGCCTCGAAGCGCCAATTGCCGGGATCGGCAACGTCACGCCGCAAGCGATGCAGACCGCGGTCGCTGGAACCGAGCCAGATCGATCCGGCCGACGCGACCATCGACTGGATCTGCCAACCCGGAGACGACTGCTGCCGGCGCAGCTGCCACTCGCCTTCGACCTTCGCGAACAGCGCCGGGCCATGTTCGGTGCCGACCCACAGCAGCGCGGGATCAAGCGGGTCGGGCAGGAACTGGCGCGGATACAAGCCATCGTCGGACAACGCCGTCATCACTCCCGCGCGCAGCCGGAACAGCTGTTTCGAACTGGCGAGAAGCAGTCCGCCGCCATCGCCATGCACGCCCCAATATTCGGCGTCCGCCGCCTCAGCGGGCAGCAGCCGCTGCAACCCATCCTCCCCCGCCAGGGTCTTCGCGAAGACGCCGTTCCAGGTGCTGGCGTAGAGCGCACCCGCGGACTGGTGGAGTGCGTAGATGCCACCCACCTCGTTGGTTGCAGGATCGGCCCGGCGCCAGCTCGGTGGCCAGTCCAGGCGCGAGACACCGGACAGGTCCAGGGCGAGCAGGCTGCCATCGCGTGCGCGGATTACGTCGACCAGAAAGTGATTTCCGAGCGGCACCTTCTCGACCGTGCCGAGGGCGAGGTCGAGCACGCGCAATGCCCCGTCCGATGCCGCAAGCACGGCGTGCCCGTCATCGAACAGTTCGCCACGGCCGGCCTCGGCGATCTCGCGCGCGAGCTCCGGCGTGGTGCGATCGACAAAAGCGCCGTCCTGCCAGAATGACAGCGACGGCCGTACGTCATGCAGCAGCACGCGACCATCGGCGAGCGGCAGCAGGTTGTAAATCAGCGCCTCGGAGAAGCGCTCGCCGCCGGGCAGCAGTTCGAAGTTCTGCCCGCGCAGCACCTTGAGCCCCTGTCCGCGCCACTGCAGCCAGACTTCACCATCGACCCAGGCGATCCCGCCGAAGCGCCCGGGTGATGCCAGAAACCCCGCCGCCGACCGTCCTTGCCAACGGCGAACACGTCGTAGAGGGCACGGAAGTACACGGTGTCGCCGGCGTCGATCACTTCCCAGACATCGGCGAAGCGGCGTCCCTGCAGGTCGGCTTCGAACTGCGCCGAGACATCGACATAGCGCTCGCGGCCGCTGTCGCTGCGCTCGATGTAGCCAAAGCTGTTCGCGGCACCGACCCAGGTGCGGCCGTCCGAACCGGCCAACAGCGCGCGCACCGCGCCCGGACGCGGCAGCGCCAACCAGTGCCAGCGACCGCCGTCGAAACGCAACACGCCGTCGATGCCGCCGATTCGCAGATCGCCCTCGCTCCCCTGGATCAGCGTGAAAAACTGCGGATAGACGCGCAGGTCGGGCTGGAACTTCACCGCCAGCAACTGCTGTGCCTGGGCGGCCACGCAAGCCACCGCCAGCAGCCACCCCCACCACCCGCGTCCATGACTGCGTTGAACCATCTGCACCTCTGCGCCCGCCCCCAGTCTAGTGAGCGCGACCGCGGCGACAGTCGTGGTTTGCGCAGCGGTTGCGAACTGTTGCGTTGAAAGATTTTCCGCGTGGCCGCGTATGTTGATCGTGAAGTCCGCATGATGATGGCAACACCCTGGTTTCCACCAAGATCGCCCGACCAAGGCATGTGCCCATGAACACTCCGAACCGACCACGAACCGCGCACCCGAGGGTCAGGAAGTCTGTTGCGGGCTGGCTCTACCGGCCTGGCTGCTTGCACACGCGGCCATGGCGGCACAGATCGAACTCGTGCCACCGATCGGATCGGTGACGTTCGGCAGCGACGTGATCGTGCTGCCGAACGGCAACATCGTGGTGCGCGACGAAGAGGCCTCGATCCCGGCCACCAAGGCCGGCGCCGTGCACCTGTTCTCGCCGACCGGCACCCTGATCAGCACGCTGCGCGGCGCCAGCGCCAACGACCAGATCGGCAACTGGGGCATCCGCGTGCTCGACAATGGCCACTTCGTCGTGGTCAGTCGTTACTGGGACAACGGCGCAGCCGCAGACGCTGGCGCCGTCACCTGGGCCAACGGCGCTGCGGCGACCACCGGGACCGTCAATGCATCGAACTCGATCCTCGGCACCATCGCTGGCGACTTCATCGGCTCCAGCCGCGTGCTGGCGCTCGCCAACGGCCACTACGTGATCAACTGCGGGCGCGTCGACATCAATGGCGTCGGCGACGCCGGTGCCTCGACCTGGGTCAACGGCAGCGGACCCGCGACCGGTACCGTGAGCGCAACCAACTCACTGTACGGCACCACGACCATGGACCGCGTCGCGGAAGACGGCGCCGTGCTGCTCGCCAACGGCCACTACGTCGTCTTCAGCCAGTTCTGGGACAACGGCGCCGTCGTGGATGCCGGAGCCAACGCCTGGTGCAACGGCAACACCGGATGCAGCGGCCCGATCTCGGCCGCGAACGCGCTGGTCGGTACGGCCGGCAGCCCGGTCAGTGGCGTCACGCCGCTGAGTGATGGCAACTACGTGGTCCGAAGCCCGGACTGGGACAACGGCGCCCTGCTCGACGCCGGCGCCGCTACCTGGGCGTCGGGAAGCGCCGGGCTGAGCGGCACGGTCAGTGTCGCGAACTCGCTGGTCGGCCCGGCTGCCGGCGACCGCACCGGCCGCTACGTCTACGCGCTGACCCAGGGCGGGTATCTGGTCGGCAGTCCGTATTGGGACAACGGCGCGCTGCTGGATGTCGGCGCCGTCACCTGGTGCGGGGCCGGCGGAAAAATCGGCACGGTGGCGATGGCCAACTCGCTGGTTGGGGCGCTCGCCGACGACCAGTTCGGTGTCAGCGCGCTCGACCCCTTGCCCGACGGTCGAGCGGTGATCCAGAGCGAGTACTTCGACCAACCACCCGCGACCGATAGCGGCGCCACTACCCTGCTTCCCCTCGGCGGTCTGACCGGCATCGTCCCCGCCAGCCACTCGGTCCTCGGCACCGTCACCGACGAAGGCTCCGCGCTTTACTACGACTACGACCCGAGCCGCGGCCAACTCGCCGTCGGCCACGGACCGGCGAATCGCGTCACCTTGTTGTGGCTGACGCCCGACGAACGCAAGATCTTCCGCGACAGCTTCGAGTAGGTGCGCAGCACCGGCTCACGGTTCCGGCCATGTGCTCGCGTCGATGGTTTCGCGATACGCGTGGTAGGTGGCGTAGCCCAGCCACGGCATGACCAGGCCGAGGCCGAGCAGTGCGGTGGCGAAGCCGAGCGCGGTGAGCGCGCAGATCAGCAGCGCCCACTGCAGCAGCACCCCCTTGTTGCGCAGCACCGCATGCACACTCGACACGCAGGCGGTGACCATGTCGACGCGGCGGTCGGCAATCATCGGCAACGAAAACGCGCTGGTCGCGAAGGTCAGCGCCGCGAACAGCGAACCGATCACCGATCCCACGAGCAGGAATTCGACCAAGGCGCGGGTGTCGCCGGCGCGCACTTCGATAAAGGCGGTGACCAACATCCCGGCACGCGCCCAGACCAGG encodes the following:
- a CDS encoding GGDEF domain-containing protein; translated protein: MLRGQNFELLPGGERFSEALIYNLLPLADGRVLLHDVRPSLSFWQDGAFVDRTTPELAREIAEAGRGELFDDGHAVLAASDGALRVLDLALGTVEKVPLGNHFLVDVIRARDGSLLALDLSGVSRLDWPPSWRRADPATNEVGGIYALHQSAGALYASTWNGVFAKTLAGEDGLQRLLPAEAADAEYWGVHGDGGGLLLASSKQLFRLRAGVMTALSDDGLYPRQFLPDPLDPALLWVGTEHGPALFAKVEGEWQLRRQQSSPGWQIQSMVASAGSIWLGSSDRGLHRLRRDVADPGNWRFEAVGEGSGLPASAEVPALVSMFDGALYVSLARGLYRNDGERFRSDDADGLAALLDENEQVLFRTGADGSIWAFSFHSVYRHDAGHGWSVVLLGGVHTGAVYDLLPQSHDAAFVGSEAGLLRYAPMPTAARPEASSVRPRISAARVLHGRAAPLDLPLNRPAQVQLNGGSLEFEFAYPRLDGVGVSEFQFTLDPEGRTWSPWRNRASAAFFALAPGDYRLRMRARSRYGPSAEAAAFEFNIVPRWYQRAWVIPLAIVLLVGLLALALVQRQRLKVRRLRASNRELDAQVQARTRELQHANEQLRGLAQSDGLTGLANRRHFDDELARSSAAMLAEPRPLSLLFADVDHFKAYNDDRGHQAGDDVLRTVARVLRDVVPREQLVARYGGEEFAVVAAGLDAAAAGQLAERIRAAVAAAMSGVTISIGIATRSGDREESAAALIARADAALYRAKRLGRNRVELAVDAA
- a CDS encoding DUF2189 domain-containing protein → MQQPVGSGGALRPFVTPCRTLDARAPWRWLALGWHDLCATPVLSAGFGLAIVLVSALVSLLAWSLGGFALLTMLLSGFVYVAPLVGVGLYAVSRARLAGREPRLADSVWMMRRVLGHAGIFALVQLVIILVWARAGMLVTAFIEVRAGDTRALVEFLLVGSVIGSLFAALTFATSAFSLPMIADRRVDMVTACVSSVHAVLRNKGVLLQWALLICALTALGFATALLGLGLVMPWLGYATYHAYRETIDASTWPEP